The DNA sequence GACGGTCCAGCGGCCGTCCGCGCGGTACAGCCGGTAATCGAGCGCGACCTCGGAGCCCTTCGGCGTCACCACGCGGGACTGCACCGAGGCTTCGTCGCCGTCGATCTTCTCGCCGACAAATGTAAAGGGCTCGCCCGCGAACTGCTCGATCCTGCTCAGGTACGCGTTGGCGATGAGGGTGCTGAAGAGACGGACGAACTCCTGCTGCTGGGCCGGCGACGCCTGGGTCCACGCGCTGCCCAGCGAGCGCTCGGACATATCGGTGAAGTCGAAGAGGGTCTCGGTGATCTTCCGAATGTCGGCGCGCCGCTCGGCCGTGGAGAGCGTCTTGGCCGCCGGGCCGCT is a window from the Candidatus Methylomirabilota bacterium genome containing:
- a CDS encoding ABC transporter substrate-binding protein, with translation MLNIMMAVLLAAAGTAMAAGPTETVQTAVQQVVSSQSGPAAKTLSTAERRADIRKITETLFDFTDMSERSLGSAWTQASPAQQQEFVRLFSTLIANAYLSRIEQFAGEPFTFVGEKIDGDEASVQSRVVTPKGSEVALDYRLYRADGRWTVYDIYVEGISLVSSYKAQFNRIIQRGSFAELLKQLRQKVGS